One Nicotiana tomentosiformis chromosome 1, ASM39032v3, whole genome shotgun sequence genomic window, ACCAGTTTTGACAAACTTCTGCTCAACTTCTTTGAATACTTTAAACCTTaaatttttttgtaaattttggtTTATTTGTGTATTGTGCTGCGAACTCAAATTAATTATGTTATTCaagataataataatataaaataaaattaaaaatctaGTGGGACCCACCACACGTGTTAAGCAGCTAGAACCTTCGAAATCCCATCTCAGCGTCACATTTTCCCACAGCCAAACAAATAATTAGAAGCAGATCAACAATAATCTCCAACCAAAGACAGACTTCTCAAAGAACACCACCCCCCCAacccctccccccacccccccaACACACACACACCAGATGAACTCATTTTTGTGCTGAACTGCTAATCAATGAAGATTCTCAGGTACTTTGTCCTCTGACTTGACTGATTCTTGTTTTCTTTAGTTTAACATTCTTTTTTTGGGTATTAAACTGTAAAAGGTATTAGCTTTATGTTTTGACCTCTTCACTTTCAGTGCGAAGTCTCTCTTTTTATAATATTCAACTTATATGTTTCTATTGCGATTCTGTTATTGAATTTGTATTCTCTTTTAGATTTGTTTTTTACTGGTTCTTGATTTATGGTGAGGCGGTGGGTAGTGGgagggaaaaagaagaagaagagaaatggGAAAAGAAACTTGTTTTTTGGTCTATTTTAGATAATGGAATTAGAAGAATATAGAGACCCACAGAGATAAGAGTTCAAGTTCTATGCAGTGTCCGGAAAATTTTGCGCGATCAAgccacttattaggtaattataCAACAACATACCCATTATAGTCCCACAAGTGGGTTCTAGGGAGTGTAGTGTGTACGCAGGCCTTACCCCTACCGTGAATGTAGAGAGtttgttttcaatagacccttgCGCCAAGGAAAGATGAAAATAAGGAGTAGCAACAAACAATaatgaaaacaaaataataagaaaatgaGGTAAAAGGAACAATATATAGTGATGGAAATCTAACAATAATAGAATACATGGCTGATACTAATATCACTGGAATGGGAAGGAATTATAACAATTATAGAATACAAGACCGACACTTATTAGATAATTGTAAGGTAAATATTTTGATAAACATTAATTTGGTAATGCGGTAAAAATGATACCTAACCTGTGATAAAATTCATTGACAGCGTAAAATAATCTTCACAGTCAGTGCATATAATTTAAAtcctataaataattatatttttcctGTAACGAAAATCTTTAAGCTAAGTTGTGTCTCTCATTTGGTTTCTCTAGGGGCTTcctgtgtatgtgtgtgtgtgtgggtttcttgggggggggggggggggaggttaaAAGGAAGCTACATGTTTGATGTTTTATTCATTTTACTGAAATATTAAAATCTGGAGAAAATAAGACAGAGAAACCCTTCAAGAGTATCTATATTTGATCTATGACTCTATGTAGTGTGTTTTGTTCCTCTTTCACTTACCTAGGGAATAAGATATTTTTGTTTGTACTTCACGTCCTTTTTTAGCATCTAGTATCCGCAACCAACTAATATAGGGGTAAAGTGCTCCCTGTCGAATGGGAATGGGTTCATTCCTAGATTCAAACTCGAGAGTTCTGGTTAAGAGAGGGAGGAACCACCCTTTTGTTCGGTGGTTATTTCGAATTTACTACCACATCTGCAACTGTGCAGGATCACCCCAACCTTGATAGCTATGCGTGTCTTGATTATTATATGAACTTGCTAGTGGTCTGCTCAGGCATCTTTACTGACATGAATCATACATTAATCTATATAGTACTACTAATTGATATCCATGTAAAATATGGAATATGAAAGATACTTAGACATTTATGTATTTTGTCATATCATTTTTTACACAACCAACATATATCTACTTGAGTTTCTCAAAGTAGAGTCAGTTTAAAGCATGGATAAAAGAGGAGGGTTACAGTAGGTCAGGCAGCCGACATAAAATAGTAAGTTCCGCCTTTTCCCTTGGATAACAAGGAAGTATGTTGTTTCCAGCCCCAAAACTTGGTTAATAGGTTTACCCCTCTACCATTCTTGACTTAAATATCATACTTGGTTCATTAGTCTGGATTCAAACTCCCGACCTATGCCTATAACATCTACTGCCTTGCCGTTGAACCAAAGCAGTCGGGTCTAACCAAAAGTAAGTTCATAAGAAGTGTAAAGTCTCCCATGAATAAGGCCTCATTTTTACAGCAGTAACTATAGTATTTCTTAAAGTCGCTGAAAACGCATCTATGGAATGGCAATAGTAAGAATCTGACCAAGTTAGGTATAATCAAGTGCATCTAGATGAAGGGAACATAATTCCCTACTTTGAAGCATCAACTTCACAATGCAAAAGCAAGTAGTTGAGTCTTTTCATCAAGCATTCTCTGCCTTTTCATTAAATGTAAATAGTGAGAAATGTTGAAGAGAAGCCCGTGCAAGACTTGGAATTTCTTGACGGATTTTGGCCGTCTGAatagaaggggagccttggcgtaactataaagttgctgccatgtgaccgaGAGGTCATGGGCTCGAGCCGTGGAAACCTCTCGCAGAAATGtaaggtaaggctgcgtacaatagactcttgtggtctggcccttccccggacctcgcgcatagcgggagcttagtgcaccgggttgCCCTTATTTTGGCCGTCTGAAGAGCTGTTGATACTTGATACAGTCTTACTAAGATTTGAAAAGACGCACCTTTGGAGCTTCTCCATGTCATCAAATGTGGTATACCTTCAACAAAATTTATGCATTTCTTTTGGAAAATCTCCAACCAGAAGTTTTTTTATCGTATAAGGGCCTCATATAAAAAAAATCATGTAGAGGCCTAATGTCCACCAAAAGTCTGATGGAAATATTAATTTGTGGCTACTTTCAAGCTTTAACTTGATGGATTTACTCCTTCATTCGTTGCTATGCACCTTGTCACTCATGCTATAGGGATGAATTATGGAATGACCTAGTGGTTAGTATTCATCATCAGCTTGTAGCAAGATATATATCCCTTTCTGCGGGAAGATGTGCTTCAAAATGTGCAAGATCCGTGATCCGTGCTCTCGTATATAGAATGCACTTTCATAAAGTATAGCATTTCTCTATATGTTACCTAGAAAAGACAAATTAAGCAAAACCTCGATCTTCTGGAAATCTGTAGTCCACTTCCCGAGGTGGTtacacttcttttttttttaataaggtGAAGCAGTTACACAACTTATGCTGAGCCCCCTTCCCCTTGGCTCCTTTTTGCCCTTTGACTGGTAACCGGCGGCCAACGCATTACGTAGTACCTGGACTCACTTTCAACCTCCCAATTTTGTGCACTCTCTTCTTCTAAAGATATTTAGACAGTACCATTGTATCTGCAAGAGCCAAGAAGCTATATTTAGAATGCATTTTAGTTTCGGAATTATTGTCGATGGTGAAAATCTaaagaatataaaataattttggttGAGAAGAAATAGATTTAAAAGTgtaaagaaaataaaggaaagcATGAAGTAAAGAAGCTACTGCTATGCTGGAATTTTGGGATAGGTATGTGGTGCATGATCCTTGTTTGCTTATTTTGGTGAAATCGGAAGGAAAGGAACAGAAGAATGTTTCTAGAATCTTGTATTAATCTAACGACCTTACTTGAACTGAATTTGTTCTATAGACTCTATCCCTGTTTCCTTGAGTTCTACAGAAGCTTGTATGAATGTACACCAATTTATTAACCCTTTATTTGACTAAATTGCTTTGGTGGGTCAAGAATGAAAACCTGCGGAAAAATTTGGCTTTGCTGGTTGTCTGAAGGAGCTTGAAGCAGTCAAGCAACTACACTGTGCTTCTTTTTTACAGTTCATGTACAGTGTTGGCGTCCCCTTTTTGCATCTTTAGTACAATTTCTTTGCAGTTATAttcttaaaatttaaaaaaaaaaaaacgaaggCATGAGTTCTAAACATACTCTTTTCTGGAAAAGCACTTTCCTTTCAGTAGCTAATCTTTTTATTATGAACAGCTATTGGAAGTTAGTTGCTGTGTTGGTAAATGCCTTAGGTTTGCTATTCTACGCATCAGTCATCTAAAATATCATTAATGAAAAATTGAGGATTAACTGCTTGAGTATTAATGAAGAAATGATTCGCTTGGATTGCTGAATCCATAATGTAATTATCTGGTCAACTTGAATATAAACAAGTATGGTCCCTCCAAATCCTCTGACTCGAGCATGACCCATAAAGTGAGGATTACACTGTATATGTGCTGTGTGCAAGTGCTATTATAGTGTGATTTGAATGCACATATTATTCTGATAAATTGTTTATAATGAAATGGACTGTACTAGTAGTTACCTTATGCTTTTGATTTTACGAATTTCCTTAGTCAATGCAACGGCAAAATGTCTTCTTTATACTAGTCTGCAAGAAGGGGGCAAATGATGTATTACGACAATAATAACTTTCTTCTCTCTCCAACCAAAGAGAGAgaaggaagaaagaagaaaaCGAGGTCTCTTTTCCCTATGGATGGGAACAACCTCCCCTTTTCTATGAATTGGTTGAAAGATCCTTTCTTCTAGTTTGTTATTATAGCTGGTAATTAGCAACCAGGTCCATTGTTTTTGAAAATTGCAACTGGAAATTGTTACTGCATCTGATGCAACTACATATGGATTTAGGTACTCCGATCATACAAGTTCTGCTGGCTGAAGTTGTGTATTGGTAGCGTCTTCCACTATCTAGCAATGGATTTTTCATTTCTTAGTAATTTCCTGTCGTTCAAACCCCGATCTGCAAAGGATATGGCTTCAACTATTGTATCTACTAGTACCCTAATGGAAGCACCTAAACAAAAGGCTCAGTTTGATGCTAAGTTTTGGAAATGGACCCTGTTTTCATTTGTTCCTTGGGCCAAAGGATCTGAGGGTAATATTCAGATGCCAACAACTGTCAACAAGAAGCTGAAAAGGCGCAGGCAATCTAGTGAAAGTGTAGACTCTCTAGCTCGGACGTCAACCGTACGCTTTAGACCATATGTCTCGAAAGTTCCTTGGCATACAGGTCCAAGAGCTTTCCTTTCACAGTTTTTCCCTCGATATGGTCATTATTGTGGACCAAACTGGTCAAGTGGGAAAGACGGAGGGTCTTTAGTTTGGGACAGAAGACCGATTGATTGGTTGGATTTTTGCTGCTATTGTCATGACATGGGCTATGATACTCATGACCAAGCTGAGCTTCTCAAGGCAGACCTTGCATTCCTCGAGTGTTTGGAGAAGCCTCACATGAGTACTCGAGGAAATCCTCATACAGCTCTGCTTTACAAGACTATGTGCATTTCAGGTGCAAAGAATTTGCTATAGTAGATTTATTCTATATTTTTGagggggagccttggagcaatggtaaagtgacttataggtcacgggtttgagccgtggaatcagccactgatgcttgcatcaaggtaggctgcctacatcacactCACTTGGGGTGCGgtccttccccggaccctgcgtaAATGCGGGATGCTTCATGCACAGGGCTCCCATACTTGTCTGACGATGACTGATTTGGTAATGTTGTTTGTTCTAAATGCAGGACTCAGGAACATACTGATACCTTACAGGCAACGCCTCATTAGCTTGCAAGCAAATCAATTATCTTTCGGATTTGGATGGCTCAGCGGTATCATGGAACCTGCAAAATGCTTGAAAGACCGTTTCATATGGTTGCAGAAGTAGCTATGTGAATAAATCGCGGGATCCTATATTAGTCATGGAAGCTGAAGCAGCTGCAATTTGACCGTTGATAGTTGAAGATTGTGCTTGCCGAACAAGACGTTTCTGCAAATTCCATTTCATCAATGCATGAGATAATATAGCTGTatatgacattggaaatgaaggAACTGTTAAAACTCCATAATGATGTAATTAGTTGTTTAGCTATTCCAGTGCTTGTACATTACTCTCAATTTACAGTATATCAAGTGTAAAGTATTTTCTATGTTATTGTTATGGATTTTTGGAGCTAGATTATGGTTAGAAAAGATGTTTGGAAAACTAGAGTATGATTTGAAAGGAAATCAACTGCTAGATGAATATTAATATATGGGAAAACCAATAACATATCAAGTATGATCTCATTTTATTGACAACATGGATACTCTTGCTTTGTAGTGTTTAATGTGTTGTGTTGTTTATTTAGTATTCATTCTgaactttaaatttttaaaaggTACAGCTCCAAGTAAAGAGAGGCTTCAAGAATGCCTTCATATTtaaaaagaaaacattttttttcttAGGAAAGCGAAGGGGAGAGAAAGGGGGAAAGAACGCAAACGTATTATGTAAGCTAAACCTTAATAAGAGGTCTtgaatttatttaatattttttgttttgtttttacttTTGTAATCTTGATCATTCACGCGGTTACCCGATAATTCCTACTACTAGAGATACTTGGTAACTCAATCTCACTAAGacttatattatattttataagaAATATATACAGACGGTTAAGGTATTTTTACAAATTCTTATAATGTAATAATCTCAATTTTGTACCACCAAGTAGAtatcaaaataatttcatacattTGAAGTGAAAAATTAGGTTTATCCGCTCTTTATAAGAAATAACATCTCCAAAAgatactttatttttttaattgtgAAAGATATTCACCGATATCAGTTTACGTCCCACGTATTATGTGATTTGCTGAAGATTGCATAATTTGTTTATGCTCATTACGTATTTTTTTTTATGTGTATGAACGTGTTTGGATGAAAGTTGATCGAAAGGATGCGATTTGGCGCAAAAAGAAAAGTGAAGACACAAGAAAAATAATTGGAGGCAGCTTGTCCACCAACCTTGCGTCACGAGACCCCTAGCAATAGGGGAACCAATAACAGAAAAATtgatatggtacaaattttataaaataattgaCCGAACCGAATCATTGACACCCGGCAACGGGGGTAGAACCTCATGTTCTCACAAAAAGACCACTTTCTTACGCATTTAGAAGGTACTTTTTCTCAATTAGTAGAAACTCTAAGTGTTACTTTTATGAAAAGTGTAAAACTAACAGCAAATGATTGTGCGGGTGAATCTACAAT contains:
- the LOC104090065 gene encoding uncharacterized protein, with the protein product MDFSFLSNFLSFKPRSAKDMASTIVSTSTLMEAPKQKAQFDAKFWKWTLFSFVPWAKGSEGNIQMPTTVNKKLKRRRQSSESVDSLARTSTVRFRPYVSKVPWHTGPRAFLSQFFPRYGHYCGPNWSSGKDGGSLVWDRRPIDWLDFCCYCHDMGYDTHDQAELLKADLAFLECLEKPHMSTRGNPHTALLYKTMCISGLRNILIPYRQRLISLQANQLSFGFGWLSGIMEPAKCLKDRFIWLQK